Proteins from a genomic interval of Rhizobium etli CFN 42:
- a CDS encoding class I SAM-dependent methyltransferase, with protein MEAESALYDADLAQTLANRERLNANSNLMHWYGELYREMFRQEPDIAAKTVLEIGSGTSPLKRFLPNVITSDVLKLDYLDIVFDCHEIAELPDIADHSVDVITMTNVLHHLKDPLAFLRGATRKLVKGGRVYATEPYLSRLSYPMYKLLHHEPVDLSIRRPVLNTVEGPLSTSNQAMPHMIFFQRPDWLAELSDCYCLEKTRISYFTSLAYMATGGISRKFPVPGWVYKPYFKFDRAVGRTLPKAFASFFTVCLTSRGEA; from the coding sequence ATGGAAGCCGAGAGCGCCCTCTATGACGCCGACCTTGCGCAGACGCTGGCAAATCGCGAGCGGCTGAACGCTAATTCGAACCTGATGCATTGGTACGGTGAGCTTTATCGGGAGATGTTTCGGCAGGAGCCGGACATCGCCGCGAAGACTGTCCTGGAGATCGGAAGCGGAACTTCACCTCTCAAGCGCTTCTTGCCGAACGTCATCACCTCCGATGTTTTGAAGTTAGACTATCTCGATATTGTCTTCGATTGCCACGAAATCGCGGAGCTTCCCGATATTGCGGACCATAGCGTCGACGTGATTACCATGACGAATGTTCTGCATCATCTGAAAGACCCGCTCGCTTTTCTGCGGGGCGCGACGCGTAAGCTTGTAAAAGGCGGCAGGGTATATGCGACGGAGCCTTATCTGTCTCGGCTGTCCTATCCGATGTATAAGCTTCTGCATCATGAGCCGGTGGATCTCAGCATCCGCCGTCCAGTTCTAAATACAGTGGAAGGCCCTCTTTCTACGTCAAATCAGGCGATGCCACATATGATTTTCTTTCAGCGGCCGGACTGGCTTGCTGAGCTTTCGGATTGTTACTGCCTCGAAAAGACGCGGATCAGCTATTTCACGTCTCTTGCCTATATGGCGACTGGCGGGATATCCAGGAAATTCCCTGTGCCTGGTTGGGTTTACAAGCCTTACTTCAAATTCGACAGGGCTGTGGGGCGTACCTTGCCCAAGGCGTTCGCCTCATTCTTCACAGTCTGTCTCACGTCAAGAGGCGAGGCGTGA
- a CDS encoding glycosyltransferase family 2 protein, with protein MKNYFYSLLRKYIGLFVLSQNSVVEIDPTTPLLVGRFPQGKVTFRTGMPSTELASEFDEHRIVKIENVAETKPEYLIISGLIHYERDIQSMFAQARALCSPETRLVLTYYSSMWRPLAAFASRFGLRRRVPESNWLAHEDVQNLLTLENFELIRLDQKVLIPFYIPLLSGFVNRCLAPLPFFRNLCLLNIALARPVDYAASKTEPSVSIVVPARNEAGNIEDIVKRLPEMGPDDELIFIEGNSTDATWKTIQEVQQRYGSERSILIAQQEGKGKGDAVRKGFSLATKDVLMILDADMTVPPEDLPKFYNAIKDGKGEFINGTRLVYPMEKEAMRFFNLLGNKFFALAFSFVLGQRYKDTLCGTKVIRRSNYLKLQANRSYFGDFDPFGDFDLIFGAARMGLKIVEVPIGYRERLYGETNISRWRHGAILLAMLVFAARRIKFL; from the coding sequence ATGAAGAACTATTTTTATTCTCTTTTAAGAAAATATATCGGCCTTTTTGTCTTGAGCCAGAATTCCGTCGTCGAGATTGATCCGACGACGCCCCTTTTGGTTGGTAGATTTCCCCAGGGCAAAGTTACGTTTCGTACGGGAATGCCATCGACAGAGCTTGCGAGTGAGTTTGACGAACACAGGATCGTCAAAATAGAGAACGTTGCTGAAACCAAGCCTGAATACCTGATCATCAGCGGCCTGATACACTACGAGCGTGACATACAAAGCATGTTCGCGCAGGCGCGTGCCTTGTGTTCGCCCGAGACGCGCCTCGTGCTTACCTATTACAGCAGCATGTGGCGGCCGCTCGCCGCTTTCGCATCAAGGTTCGGTCTGCGCCGGCGGGTGCCTGAATCAAATTGGCTTGCCCACGAAGATGTCCAGAACCTTTTGACGCTCGAAAATTTCGAGTTGATACGACTGGACCAGAAGGTTCTCATCCCCTTCTATATCCCGCTTCTAAGCGGCTTTGTTAATCGTTGCCTTGCCCCTCTCCCCTTCTTTCGAAATCTCTGCCTTCTGAATATCGCGCTTGCGAGGCCGGTGGACTATGCCGCGTCGAAGACGGAGCCGTCGGTGTCGATCGTCGTTCCCGCGCGAAACGAGGCGGGAAATATCGAGGATATTGTCAAACGGCTGCCGGAAATGGGTCCGGATGACGAGCTCATCTTCATCGAGGGCAACTCCACGGATGCGACTTGGAAGACTATCCAAGAGGTTCAGCAGCGATACGGGAGCGAACGGTCCATTCTGATTGCCCAGCAGGAAGGCAAGGGAAAAGGCGATGCCGTCAGAAAGGGCTTTTCCCTTGCCACAAAGGACGTTCTGATGATCCTCGATGCGGACATGACCGTACCGCCCGAGGATTTGCCCAAATTCTACAATGCCATCAAGGATGGGAAAGGTGAGTTCATCAACGGTACTCGTCTAGTCTATCCCATGGAAAAAGAAGCGATGCGCTTCTTCAACCTTTTGGGTAACAAGTTTTTTGCATTGGCTTTCTCTTTCGTTCTCGGCCAGAGGTACAAGGATACTTTGTGCGGAACCAAAGTGATCCGCCGCTCCAACTATCTAAAGCTTCAAGCAAACAGATCCTACTTCGGCGATTTCGATCCCTTCGGCGATTTCGACTTGATCTTCGGTGCCGCGCGGATGGGCCTGAAAATCGTTGAGGTCCCAATCGGCTATCGTGAAAGACTATATGGTGAGACGAACATTTCGCGTTGGCGTCACGGCGCCATTCTTTTGGCCATGCTGGTTTTTGCCGCAAGACGAATAAAGTTTCTCTGA
- a CDS encoding lysylphosphatidylglycerol synthase transmembrane domain-containing protein, whose protein sequence is MKSSARFEKEHQTNVIRDLLNHQRLQMFIASAISLVFLAFLLRAVDWEDAIRIFRNGISAASLLGFLLVVFAIAVGYALRWQLLLDGKIGYGTSLMASLLGLGANMFLPARGGDLLRVHYSRVVAAVPYADALGRLLVEKVVDLVTIVSVGMFSLILLSRELNADYRNVLLIIMPGGILALFLAVILISRFDEQLVPLLRPVFRIVRLQNFFDRHIAYIVRNSARSLSLSVAILPAVITLGMWLSVYAFAYIFVARFVGVALSYDESLFVLFAGALGLMIPAAPSGVGTFHASIVSAFVLLGRSSSEGLLLATAVHFLFFVVYVVPAALILGHWRLNRLAPR, encoded by the coding sequence TTGAAAAGCAGCGCCCGCTTCGAAAAGGAACATCAGACGAACGTGATACGTGATCTCCTCAACCATCAGCGCCTGCAGATGTTTATTGCATCGGCGATAAGCCTTGTCTTCCTGGCTTTCCTGCTTCGGGCCGTGGATTGGGAAGATGCCATCCGCATTTTCCGCAATGGAATATCCGCAGCATCGCTTTTGGGTTTTTTACTTGTTGTCTTCGCTATCGCCGTGGGCTACGCGCTGCGATGGCAACTGTTGTTGGACGGAAAGATCGGCTACGGCACCTCACTAATGGCCTCCCTGCTCGGTCTGGGTGCTAACATGTTCCTTCCTGCGAGAGGTGGAGACCTTTTGCGCGTGCATTATAGCCGTGTTGTTGCGGCTGTTCCCTATGCCGATGCACTTGGCAGACTTCTTGTCGAAAAAGTGGTTGACTTGGTGACCATCGTTTCTGTCGGCATGTTTTCTTTGATCTTGCTGAGCCGTGAGTTGAATGCTGATTATCGCAATGTTCTTTTGATCATTATGCCCGGCGGAATTCTAGCGCTATTTTTGGCGGTAATTCTGATAAGCCGTTTCGACGAGCAGCTTGTTCCGTTGCTACGACCCGTCTTCCGTATTGTGCGGCTGCAGAATTTCTTTGACCGTCACATAGCCTATATCGTTCGAAATTCAGCACGGAGCCTATCTCTTTCCGTGGCGATCCTTCCTGCGGTTATTACGCTGGGTATGTGGCTTTCGGTATATGCGTTCGCATATATCTTTGTCGCCCGATTTGTCGGTGTCGCATTGAGTTATGACGAGTCGTTGTTCGTATTATTCGCTGGCGCGTTGGGGCTGATGATTCCAGCCGCCCCCTCTGGGGTCGGTACTTTTCATGCATCCATTGTTTCGGCTTTCGTACTTCTGGGGCGTTCGTCATCGGAAGGGCTGCTCCTGGCAACGGCGGTTCATTTTCTCTTTTTCGTGGTGTATGTCGTGCCTGCAGCCCTCATTCTGGGACATTGGCGCCTGAACCGCTTGGCGCCGAGGTAA
- a CDS encoding glycosyltransferase family 2 protein gives MIEPLVTIAVPSFNQGRFLDKALASIFEQELPVEVFVLDGGSSDNSIEVIRTWEARLAGWRSHQDGGQAASINEGIASGRAPYVCWLNSDDWLLPGALKILLRALEDRPQASAVYGRAWNVVEKSGKRTPVWVEPFSERRLAMRCIVSQPATLIRRSAWEAVGGVNEKLHMVMDYDLWWKLFKRVGPLHFVDEFVAVNREHELTKTRRLRRRHYSEAIDVVRKYHGRVPLKWWIAQPYAVWYKSIRG, from the coding sequence ATGATCGAACCGCTTGTCACGATCGCCGTCCCCTCGTTCAATCAGGGCCGCTTTCTCGATAAGGCGCTGGCATCGATCTTCGAGCAGGAATTACCGGTGGAGGTTTTTGTCCTCGATGGCGGTTCGTCGGACAATTCCATCGAGGTCATCCGCACATGGGAAGCCAGGCTCGCCGGGTGGCGCAGTCATCAGGATGGCGGGCAGGCGGCCTCTATCAATGAAGGCATAGCATCCGGCCGTGCGCCTTATGTCTGCTGGCTCAACAGCGACGACTGGCTTTTGCCCGGTGCGCTGAAAATTCTGCTCCGGGCGCTGGAGGATCGGCCACAGGCATCGGCTGTCTATGGGCGCGCCTGGAATGTCGTTGAGAAGAGCGGAAAGCGAACGCCTGTCTGGGTCGAACCTTTCAGCGAGCGACGCCTGGCGATGCGCTGCATCGTTTCTCAGCCTGCCACATTGATCCGTCGTTCTGCCTGGGAGGCTGTTGGCGGCGTCAACGAAAAACTGCACATGGTCATGGATTATGACCTTTGGTGGAAGCTTTTTAAGCGTGTTGGGCCGCTGCATTTCGTCGACGAGTTCGTTGCGGTCAACCGTGAACATGAGCTGACGAAGACACGAAGGCTACGCCGGCGGCATTATAGCGAGGCGATCGATGTCGTCCGCAAATATCACGGCAGGGTTCCGTTGAAATGGTGGATCGCGCAGCCCTATGCCGTCTGGTACAAGTCGATCAGAGGTTAG
- the fcl gene encoding GDP-L-fucose synthase, whose product MDKTSKIYVAGHRGMVGSAILRRLASAGYTNVITRTHADLNLVDQAATVRFLAEEKPDYIFMAAAKVGGIHANNTYRAEFLYQNLMIETNIVHAAWQAGVQGMLFLGSSCIYPRDCPQPIREDYLLTGPLEQTNEPYAIAKIAGVKLCESYNRQYGTQYASAMPTNLYGPNDSYDLNNSHVLPALIRKAHEAKIRGEKELVVWGSGQPMREFLYVDDMADACVFLMENQISEGLFNIGTGEDVTIRQLAETVMEIVGFEGGIVYDISKPDGTPRKLLNVDRMKALGWQARTSLADGIAKAYADFRSHAA is encoded by the coding sequence ATGGACAAGACATCGAAGATTTATGTCGCAGGTCATCGGGGGATGGTTGGGTCGGCGATCCTGCGCCGTCTTGCTTCGGCAGGATATACGAACGTCATTACCCGAACCCACGCGGATCTCAATCTGGTCGATCAGGCCGCGACGGTGCGGTTTCTCGCCGAGGAAAAACCCGATTATATCTTCATGGCGGCGGCCAAGGTCGGCGGCATTCATGCGAACAACACCTATCGGGCCGAGTTTCTTTATCAAAATCTCATGATCGAGACCAATATCGTCCATGCTGCTTGGCAGGCCGGTGTGCAGGGCATGCTTTTCCTGGGCTCGAGCTGCATCTATCCTAGGGATTGCCCGCAGCCGATCCGGGAGGACTATTTGCTTACCGGGCCACTCGAACAGACCAACGAGCCCTATGCCATAGCAAAGATCGCCGGCGTCAAGCTTTGCGAGAGCTATAATAGGCAATACGGAACGCAGTATGCCTCCGCAATGCCGACCAATCTTTATGGTCCAAACGACAGCTACGATCTCAACAACAGTCATGTCCTGCCGGCATTGATCCGCAAGGCGCACGAGGCGAAGATTCGCGGCGAGAAGGAACTGGTCGTCTGGGGCTCCGGTCAGCCGATGCGCGAGTTTCTCTATGTCGATGATATGGCGGATGCCTGTGTCTTCCTGATGGAAAATCAAATCAGCGAGGGACTTTTCAATATCGGCACGGGCGAGGACGTGACGATCCGGCAGTTGGCCGAGACGGTCATGGAGATCGTCGGTTTCGAGGGAGGTATCGTCTATGACATCAGCAAACCCGATGGCACCCCCCGCAAACTCCTGAATGTCGACCGCATGAAGGCTCTCGGCTGGCAGGCCCGCACATCGCTCGCCGACGGCATTGCGAAAGCTTACGCCGACTTCCGGTCGCATGCCGCCTGA